A window of the Hippoglossus stenolepis isolate QCI-W04-F060 chromosome 8, HSTE1.2, whole genome shotgun sequence genome harbors these coding sequences:
- the LOC118114351 gene encoding melanocortin receptor 5, translating to MNESHELFYQEEVVMGNSTWAYTYYHQNYTLPPPLLPDKRSTSKPAACEQVHIAVEVFLILGIISLLENILVITAIVKNKNLHSPMYFFVCSLAVADMLVSVSNAWETIIIYLLNNRQLVVEDHFIRQMDNVFDSMICISVVASMCSLLAIAVDR from the exons ATGAATGAGTCTCATGAGCTTTTCTatcaggaggaggtggtgatggGTAACTCCACATGGGCATACACTTACTATCACCAAAACtacaccctgcctcctccactgctACCAGACAAGAGGAGCACCTCTAAACCTGCAGCATGCGAGCAGGTCCACATTGCTGTAGAG GTCTTTCTAATCCTGGGTATTATCTCCCTGCTGGAGAACATCCTGGTTATCACAGCCATAGTAAAGAACAAGAACCTCCACTCACCCATGTACTTCTTTGTCTGCAG TTTGGCAGTAGCAGACATGCTGGTGAGTGTGTCCAATGCCTGggagaccatcatcatttaccttCTGAACAACAGACAGCTGGTGGTGGAAGACCACTTCATCCGGCAGATGGACAATGTGTTTGACTCCATGATCTGCATCTCTGTTGTTGCGTCGATGTGCAGCTTACTGGCCATCGCTGTGGACAGGTaa